From the Gallaecimonas mangrovi genome, one window contains:
- the folE gene encoding GTP cyclohydrolase I FolE, protein MTDQLAKHYEAIIRGLGEDPAREGLQKTPERAAKAMQYLTRGYQQSLEELVNGAVFSSDNDELVIVKDIELYSLCEHHLLPFVGRCHIGYLPNGKVLGLSKFARIVDMFARRLQIQENLTRQIALAVEEVTGAQGVAVVVEAKHMCMQMRGVEKQNSSMKSSVMLGAFRESTDSRREFLSLIR, encoded by the coding sequence ATGACTGACCAACTGGCTAAACATTACGAAGCCATTATCCGTGGCCTGGGTGAAGATCCCGCCCGCGAAGGCTTACAGAAAACCCCTGAGCGCGCAGCCAAAGCCATGCAATATCTGACCCGTGGTTACCAGCAATCACTGGAAGAATTGGTTAACGGTGCTGTATTTAGCTCAGATAACGACGAATTAGTCATCGTCAAAGACATCGAGCTTTACTCCTTGTGTGAGCATCATTTGCTGCCGTTTGTTGGCCGTTGTCACATTGGCTATTTGCCCAATGGTAAGGTTTTAGGCTTGTCCAAATTTGCCCGTATCGTTGATATGTTTGCGCGGCGGTTACAGATCCAGGAAAACCTGACTCGGCAAATAGCCCTAGCGGTAGAAGAAGTCACCGGTGCCCAGGGTGTGGCGGTGGTGGTTGAAGCCAAACACATGTGCATGCAAATGCGTGGCGTTGAGAAGCAAAACAGCTCGATGAAGTCATCGGTCATGCTCGGCGCATTTCGAGAATCAACCGATAGCCGCCGCGAGTTTCTATCACTCATTCGCTAA
- the folM gene encoding dihydromonapterin reductase, with translation MTANPVLITGAAQRVGLHLVKRFVDAGQKVIITYRQSRDIIDQLTAQGVRCIQADFSTDDGIVALAKTLAGQPLSAIIHNASSWELEADLDDAGRHFDAMMQVHAKAPYLLNRLLAEQLEDGGNIIHITDYTVERGSDRHMAYVASKAALANLTLSFAKSLAPRVRVNSIAPSLIMFNEQDDAEYKAKTLAKSVMRIEPGANEIWLAVHYLLNSQYVTGRTLHVDGGRHIR, from the coding sequence ATGACGGCCAATCCCGTGCTTATTACCGGCGCCGCCCAACGCGTCGGCTTGCACTTGGTCAAGCGCTTCGTTGATGCCGGCCAAAAGGTGATCATCACCTACCGCCAATCACGCGATATCATTGACCAATTGACCGCCCAGGGCGTGCGCTGTATCCAGGCGGATTTTTCCACTGATGATGGCATAGTGGCGCTGGCTAAAACCTTAGCCGGCCAGCCGCTGTCGGCCATCATTCATAATGCGTCTAGTTGGGAACTGGAAGCTGACTTGGATGATGCCGGTCGGCATTTTGACGCCATGATGCAGGTACATGCCAAGGCCCCCTATCTTCTAAACAGGCTGCTGGCCGAGCAACTAGAAGATGGCGGCAATATCATCCACATCACCGACTACACCGTAGAAAGAGGCAGTGACAGGCATATGGCTTATGTTGCGTCAAAAGCGGCACTGGCCAATTTGACGCTGTCTTTTGCCAAATCCTTGGCTCCTAGGGTTCGGGTTAACAGTATTGCCCCCAGTCTCATCATGTTTAATGAGCAGGACGATGCTGAGTACAAAGCCAAAACCCTGGCCAAATCGGTAATGAGAATAGAACCAGGCGCCAACGAGATTTGGCTTGCCGTGCATTACCTTTTAAACAGTCAATACGTTACAGGCCGAACCCTCCATGTTGATGGCGGCCGCCATATTCGTTAA
- a CDS encoding HAL/PAL/TAL family ammonia-lyase, with translation MTVVFGRKPIGIEDINAIAARKVAVQLDDSTPYRQHIEKGAAFLDRLWREEGGIYGVTTGYGDSVTVAVPSELVEALPLNLTRFHGCGLGRHFTLQEGRAIVASRLASLCQGHSGVTLALLERLVWLLQEDIIPVIPAEGSVGASGDLTPLSYLAAVLVGERQVYYQGQVQETQAVLALKGVEPLTLKPKEGLAIMNGTAVMTALACQAFAQSRYLSAMATRITALVSKALGGNSYHFDKTLFAVKPHPGQGLVAERLRADLNYQGDAAHSRLQDRYSLRCAPHVIGALEDALPWLRTLIETELNSANDNPIIDSEGEQVLHGGHFYGGHIAMAMDTLKVQVANLADLLDRQLASLVDSKFNNGLPANLTGADGRERYISHGFKAVQIGVSAWTAEALKHTMPASVFSRSTECHNQDKVSMGTIAARDCLRIIELTEQVTAASLLAACQGCWLRAQQQPLALSAALDRFISAVFTYCEPVKNDRPLEADLRHLMAQLRQQSWSLYEDA, from the coding sequence ATGACAGTGGTGTTTGGTAGGAAACCTATTGGCATTGAAGATATTAATGCCATTGCTGCACGTAAGGTGGCTGTGCAGCTTGATGACAGTACGCCGTATCGCCAGCATATTGAAAAAGGTGCCGCTTTTCTCGACCGCCTCTGGCGTGAAGAAGGCGGCATTTATGGCGTGACTACCGGCTATGGCGACTCGGTAACCGTTGCCGTCCCGTCGGAATTGGTTGAAGCGCTGCCGCTTAATTTAACGCGTTTTCACGGCTGCGGTTTGGGCCGGCATTTCACCTTGCAAGAAGGCAGGGCCATTGTGGCAAGCCGTTTGGCGTCGTTGTGCCAAGGCCATTCCGGGGTAACCTTGGCGTTATTAGAGCGGCTGGTTTGGTTGCTGCAAGAAGACATTATTCCCGTTATTCCTGCCGAAGGTTCGGTTGGCGCTTCTGGCGATCTGACGCCGCTTTCGTATCTTGCCGCCGTCTTGGTGGGCGAGCGGCAGGTGTATTACCAAGGCCAGGTGCAAGAAACCCAAGCCGTGCTGGCGCTAAAGGGGGTAGAACCGCTAACGCTTAAGCCAAAAGAAGGCTTAGCCATTATGAATGGCACGGCAGTGATGACCGCCTTGGCCTGCCAGGCTTTTGCACAAAGCCGCTATTTAAGCGCCATGGCAACCCGTATTACAGCATTGGTGAGTAAAGCTTTAGGCGGTAATAGCTATCACTTTGATAAAACCCTTTTTGCCGTAAAGCCGCACCCCGGCCAGGGCCTTGTTGCCGAGCGGTTGCGCGCCGACCTTAACTACCAGGGCGATGCTGCCCATAGCCGTTTACAAGACCGTTATTCGCTGCGCTGCGCGCCCCATGTAATAGGTGCACTGGAAGACGCTCTGCCATGGCTTCGCACCCTGATAGAAACCGAGCTCAATAGCGCCAACGATAACCCCATTATCGATAGCGAAGGTGAGCAAGTGCTGCACGGTGGTCATTTTTACGGTGGTCATATCGCCATGGCCATGGATACCCTGAAAGTGCAGGTCGCTAACCTTGCTGACCTTTTAGACCGGCAGCTAGCATCCTTGGTCGACAGCAAGTTTAATAACGGCTTACCGGCTAACTTGACCGGTGCCGATGGTCGTGAACGTTATATCAGCCACGGTTTTAAAGCGGTGCAGATTGGTGTTTCGGCCTGGACGGCAGAAGCACTGAAACACACCATGCCGGCGTCGGTTTTTTCCCGGTCTACCGAATGTCACAACCAAGACAAGGTCAGTATGGGCACTATTGCTGCCCGCGACTGTTTACGCATTATTGAGCTAACCGAACAGGTTACTGCCGCCTCTTTATTGGCCGCTTGCCAAGGCTGTTGGTTAAGAGCCCAGCAGCAACCCCTGGCGCTAAGTGCGGCTTTAGACCGTTTTATCAGCGCCGTATTCACATACTGCGAACCCGTGAAAAACGACAGGCCACTTGAAGCTGATTTGCGCCACTTAATGGCACAGCTTCGCCAGCAGTCATGGAGCCTTTATGAAGACGCGTGA
- a CDS encoding dihydrodipicolinate synthase family protein — MFGQLSAYALTPLVNERLDSNAFARVIEPLVAAKVPCISVLGSTGCAPYLTLADRNDAAKMAISIAGDIPVMVGISAIATRDVLMLAEKAQQAGAKGLLVAPLSYQPLQEQEVFGLYQQLNQQVSIPICVYENPRTTQFHFSDALRLQLAQLPWIKAFKIPGLNGELIKRLAPQLPSDISLGVAGDALAANAIVEGAAHWHSVLAGTFPAPCMAISQLLFAGNNKQGLAQARSLAPLWALFSQYGSLKVMAVAASLMGVAAQTLPKPLLAISEKGKNEVYGVLKACEWL, encoded by the coding sequence ATGTTTGGCCAACTCAGTGCTTATGCTCTTACCCCTTTAGTAAATGAGCGTTTAGATAGCAACGCTTTTGCACGGGTCATCGAACCTTTGGTTGCCGCCAAGGTGCCTTGTATTAGTGTTCTGGGTTCAACCGGCTGCGCCCCCTATCTGACCCTGGCCGATAGAAACGACGCGGCAAAAATGGCGATAAGCATCGCAGGCGACATTCCGGTGATGGTCGGCATCAGCGCTATTGCCACTCGCGACGTATTGATGTTGGCTGAAAAAGCCCAGCAAGCCGGTGCTAAAGGCCTATTAGTTGCACCGCTGTCGTATCAACCTTTGCAAGAACAAGAAGTGTTCGGACTCTATCAACAGCTAAACCAGCAGGTGTCTATTCCGATTTGTGTTTACGAAAACCCCCGCACCACACAGTTTCATTTTTCTGACGCGCTGCGCCTACAACTTGCGCAATTACCGTGGATAAAAGCGTTTAAAATTCCCGGCCTAAATGGCGAGCTAATAAAGCGCCTAGCACCACAGCTCCCTTCTGACATTAGCCTGGGGGTGGCTGGCGATGCGCTAGCCGCCAACGCCATAGTGGAAGGCGCCGCACACTGGCATAGCGTGCTGGCAGGTACCTTTCCGGCGCCTTGTATGGCCATAAGCCAATTGCTATTTGCGGGTAACAACAAACAAGGATTGGCACAGGCAAGGTCGCTGGCTCCCTTATGGGCACTTTTCAGTCAATATGGCAGTTTAAAAGTGATGGCTGTGGCAGCAAGCCTGATGGGAGTTGCTGCACAGACTTTACCGAAGCCGCTGCTGGCAATATCAGAAAAAGGGAAAAATGAGGTTTATGGCGTCTTAAAAGCCTGTGAATGGCTATAG
- a CDS encoding phosphopantetheine-binding protein codes for MSDLETELKTLIINALELEDVCEEDIETDAALFGEGLGLDSIDALELGLAIQKRYKVKIDANASDTKSHFASVASLAAFIRSQEAA; via the coding sequence ATGAGCGATCTGGAAACCGAACTGAAGACGTTGATTATCAACGCCTTGGAACTTGAAGACGTTTGTGAAGAAGACATCGAAACTGATGCCGCTCTGTTCGGTGAAGGTTTAGGCCTTGATTCCATTGACGCGCTAGAACTGGGTCTTGCGATCCAAAAACGCTATAAAGTCAAAATTGACGCCAACGCCAGCGATACCAAGTCTCATTTTGCCAGTGTTGCAAGCCTGGCCGCATTTATTCGTTCTCAGGAGGCCGCATGA
- a CDS encoding acyl carrier protein, with translation MTRDQIFAELKTILVDDFEIDAEAVVPEAHLYTDLDLDSIDAVDLVVKLQDLTGKKIQPEQFKTVRTIDDVVDAVLSLVAAA, from the coding sequence ATGACGCGCGACCAGATTTTTGCCGAACTAAAGACCATTTTGGTCGATGACTTTGAAATTGATGCCGAAGCCGTAGTGCCAGAAGCGCATCTTTATACTGACTTGGACCTCGATTCCATTGATGCCGTCGATTTGGTGGTCAAACTACAAGATTTAACCGGTAAGAAGATCCAGCCCGAGCAATTTAAAACCGTTCGCACTATTGACGATGTGGTCGATGCGGTATTGAGCCTGGTGGCCGCGGCTTGA
- a CDS encoding AMP-binding protein: MVYSQQQARWIAALTARLDSAAPLFNSPVLSGQEIARLAGGLSQQLAKGQCWLLWDTDVAGFFIGLLACWQAEASAILPANGQEQSLAMVQVDGIISSQNIASRQRRLNPFDHPGPGCYPPLGPIQLFTSGSTGEPKSVAKEASQLLAEIQVLDQQFGPLEGELLATVSHQHIYGLLFRLLWPVFSGAVISRQVLHYPEQLDAIGQRQSGPFVLVASPAHLARLPEPSMLAAIKGKLSAVFSSGGLLSAEGAADCLQCFDVAPIEVFGSTETGGVAWRCQQRSEQWQPFAGVDCSLDSEGVLVVHSIVSGAPVVMGDKVAFADDGRFMLQGRRDRIVKVEQKRLSLDAMENALARHCYVQSGKCLLLSGRRQQLGAVLLLSSKGENALAELGKHRFVQQLRQSLLTEFEPVVLPRRWRIVASFPVNSQGKLTQQALSALFEE; the protein is encoded by the coding sequence ATGGTTTATTCGCAGCAACAAGCGCGCTGGATAGCGGCCCTAACGGCGCGGCTAGATAGCGCCGCACCGCTTTTTAATTCACCGGTACTTAGCGGCCAAGAGATAGCCAGGCTAGCAGGTGGGCTGAGTCAGCAGCTAGCAAAAGGGCAGTGCTGGCTGCTTTGGGATACCGATGTGGCCGGTTTTTTTATTGGTCTGCTGGCCTGTTGGCAAGCGGAGGCCAGCGCTATTTTGCCCGCCAATGGGCAAGAGCAAAGCCTCGCAATGGTGCAAGTTGATGGCATTATTAGCAGCCAAAATATCGCTAGCCGGCAACGGCGATTAAACCCCTTCGACCACCCGGGCCCAGGCTGTTACCCGCCGCTTGGCCCGATACAGCTTTTTACGTCAGGCAGTACGGGTGAGCCGAAATCGGTGGCCAAAGAAGCCAGCCAACTGTTGGCTGAAATACAGGTACTTGACCAGCAGTTTGGCCCCCTTGAAGGTGAACTGTTAGCCACGGTTTCCCATCAACATATATACGGCTTGCTGTTTCGGCTGCTGTGGCCGGTATTTTCAGGCGCCGTTATCAGCCGCCAGGTGCTGCATTATCCAGAGCAACTTGACGCTATTGGGCAGCGCCAAAGCGGCCCTTTTGTGTTAGTGGCAAGCCCTGCTCACTTAGCGCGCCTGCCTGAGCCATCGATGCTTGCGGCAATAAAAGGCAAATTGAGCGCCGTATTTAGCTCTGGGGGCCTGTTAAGTGCCGAGGGCGCTGCAGATTGCCTGCAATGTTTTGATGTGGCTCCCATTGAGGTGTTTGGCTCTACCGAAACCGGCGGTGTTGCTTGGCGCTGTCAGCAGCGTAGCGAGCAATGGCAGCCTTTTGCGGGGGTAGATTGCAGTCTTGATAGTGAAGGGGTGCTGGTGGTGCATTCCATCGTTAGTGGCGCGCCGGTTGTGATGGGCGATAAGGTTGCGTTCGCGGATGACGGCCGCTTTATGTTGCAGGGCCGACGCGATCGCATTGTTAAAGTCGAGCAAAAGCGCTTGTCTCTTGATGCCATGGAGAACGCTTTAGCGCGCCATTGTTATGTACAGAGCGGCAAATGCCTGCTGCTCAGCGGCCGACGCCAACAACTGGGCGCAGTGTTGCTGCTCTCTAGCAAGGGTGAGAACGCTTTGGCTGAGCTTGGCAAACACCGCTTTGTGCAGCAGCTACGCCAATCGCTGCTAACAGAATTTGAACCGGTGGTGCTACCGCGCCGCTGGCGGATAGTGGCGTCGTTCCCTGTGAATAGCCAGGGTAAACTGACCCAACAAGCGCTATCCGCTTTATTTGAAGAGTGA
- a CDS encoding ApeI family dehydratase, producing the protein MLTLPEVVERHLTEQGLELVLEMDPKLAYFQGHFPELPILPGVAQLDWAARFGAEHFGLTLKSQRMEAVKFQALVVPGLQLHLRLQYDDVKGRLLFSYHSVRGNHASGRILMAKEAR; encoded by the coding sequence ATGTTGACGCTGCCTGAAGTTGTAGAGCGCCATCTGACCGAGCAGGGTCTGGAATTGGTTTTAGAGATGGACCCAAAGCTGGCCTATTTTCAGGGCCATTTTCCCGAACTGCCTATTTTGCCTGGCGTTGCCCAATTGGACTGGGCGGCACGCTTTGGTGCTGAACATTTTGGCTTAACGCTGAAAAGCCAGCGTATGGAAGCGGTAAAGTTTCAAGCGCTGGTGGTACCTGGCCTGCAACTGCATCTTCGCTTGCAATATGACGACGTGAAAGGCCGACTGCTGTTTAGCTACCACTCGGTCCGGGGTAATCATGCCAGCGGCCGTATTCTCATGGCCAAGGAGGCACGGTGA
- a CDS encoding lysophospholipid acyltransferase family protein: MAVLNRCWRIVATGFAFSAFGIGGVCLCLTAFPLISLRFKDSHRRKVVARKVVSKSFRFFLNALTWLGICRYKVDDEAALNAQPCVVVANHPSLLDVVLLIAHMPKADCVVKASVWKNPFMRGVVKATGYISNQHQGQALIEAAQKSLNDGFSLIIFPEGTRTEPEVQLNPLTRGAAQLTLKTGYPLLPVNLQIAPRTLTKQTAWYQVPKKRFLLTASVGRPISPQSFANQDPCTALSARVLTRYLAQVLNKENNTDERSGNRTEDVDYQRLGT; encoded by the coding sequence ATGGCAGTATTGAATCGGTGTTGGCGTATCGTGGCAACCGGCTTTGCGTTTAGTGCTTTTGGTATCGGTGGTGTCTGCCTGTGCCTAACAGCGTTCCCGCTGATTAGCTTGCGTTTTAAAGACAGCCATCGTCGTAAAGTGGTGGCGCGAAAGGTGGTGTCTAAAAGTTTTCGCTTTTTCTTAAACGCCCTGACATGGCTTGGGATCTGCCGCTATAAAGTCGATGACGAGGCCGCATTAAATGCACAGCCCTGTGTGGTTGTGGCAAATCACCCGTCATTGTTAGATGTGGTACTGCTAATAGCGCACATGCCTAAGGCTGACTGCGTAGTCAAAGCCAGTGTTTGGAAAAACCCGTTTATGCGCGGGGTAGTAAAGGCGACCGGCTACATTAGCAATCAGCACCAAGGGCAGGCCCTGATTGAGGCGGCCCAAAAGAGTTTGAACGATGGCTTTTCGCTGATTATTTTTCCCGAAGGTACCCGCACCGAGCCTGAGGTGCAGCTAAATCCACTGACCCGTGGCGCTGCGCAACTGACCTTGAAAACTGGCTATCCATTGCTGCCGGTGAACTTACAAATTGCTCCCCGTACCCTAACCAAGCAAACCGCTTGGTATCAGGTACCTAAAAAACGCTTTTTATTGACTGCATCGGTCGGTAGGCCGATTTCGCCCCAGTCTTTTGCTAACCAAGACCCCTGCACGGCCCTGTCGGCCAGGGTACTGACCCGTTATTTGGCCCAGGTATTAAATAAGGAAAACAACACAGATGAGCGATCTGGAAACCGAACTGAAGACGTTGATTATCAACGCCTTGGAACTTGA
- a CDS encoding beta-ketoacyl synthase chain length factor codes for MLRFAVKAWSAWAPGVHQPALWRQWAQNPVLGEPSPPDISWVPAVQRRRLSSLTRIQLACAKQVAGDESLPVIFASRHGELHRTFQLLTDLGQSEPLSPTHFSLSVHNAAAGLFGILRRDKAPANVVVGGDDSLISGLIEAYATLESGADEVLLIAGEQAVPDVYLPYMHNKQVDHALALRLSRGQEVSVSRSDCSSDDNWPMAMQLAALLATGNSGHLHCQGEGWQWQY; via the coding sequence ATGTTACGCTTTGCTGTTAAAGCCTGGTCAGCTTGGGCCCCAGGTGTTCATCAACCGGCGCTTTGGCGGCAATGGGCGCAAAACCCAGTACTTGGTGAGCCATCGCCGCCCGATATAAGCTGGGTGCCGGCTGTGCAGCGCCGCCGTCTTTCCTCGTTAACCCGTATCCAGTTGGCTTGCGCTAAACAGGTTGCAGGCGATGAAAGCTTGCCGGTTATCTTTGCCAGTCGCCATGGCGAGCTGCATCGTACTTTTCAGCTGTTAACTGACCTGGGGCAATCCGAACCCCTATCTCCTACCCACTTTAGTTTGTCGGTGCACAATGCCGCCGCCGGGCTTTTTGGCATCCTTCGCCGTGATAAAGCGCCGGCCAACGTTGTGGTTGGCGGCGACGATAGCTTGATAAGTGGCTTAATCGAAGCCTACGCCACCTTGGAAAGTGGCGCCGATGAAGTGCTGCTGATAGCCGGTGAACAAGCCGTGCCAGACGTCTATTTACCCTACATGCACAATAAACAGGTGGACCATGCGCTGGCGCTGCGATTGAGTCGAGGCCAAGAGGTGAGTGTCAGCCGTTCTGATTGCAGTAGCGATGACAATTGGCCAATGGCGATGCAACTGGCGGCGTTACTGGCCACCGGTAACAGTGGCCATCTTCATTGCCAAGGGGAGGGATGGCAATGGCAGTATTGA
- a CDS encoding glycosyltransferase family 2 protein, producing MSFKPCLVVPFYNHGPAASRTLPLLAETGLPVIVVNDGSSPQHSAMLQAAVAKYPAITIVTHEQNLGKGGAVMTGLRSALDAGFSHGFQVDADGQHALDDIPHFLSEAKAAPKALIAGMPAYDASVPKGRLYGRYLTHVWVWIETLSLTIKDAMCGFRVYPLADTVALFDNVKLGQRMDFDIEVMVRLLWSGMAIKQVKTKVIYPEDGASHFNAWQDNWLISKMHTRLFFGMIWRAPWLLARRFAKPKHWSAMGERGSRLGMRCLWLAFRLFGRPGFRLFLYPVMAYFFATGASRRYSLAYLQRCFEQFGPMPGVAAKPGLWTSFRHHMAFGESVLDKLATWAGRGETREQLAFDGREHLSQLQQSGQGALLVGAHLGNLELCRALSDKPMTVLVLTEHALKFNALLAEINPAAKMNMLEVSQMGPDTAMILRQRIEAGELVVMVGDRTSATKPGHTVSCNFLGEDAPFPIGPWVMAHVLECPVFTLFCTRQGRHHRVSLAPFAAEGIVLSRKNRQQQLGSWAQRFADRLSSHCQQTPLQWFNFFDFWQADNGERKQEDKP from the coding sequence GTGAGTTTTAAGCCTTGCTTGGTGGTGCCATTTTACAACCATGGTCCGGCGGCGAGCCGCACCTTGCCGTTGCTGGCAGAAACCGGGCTGCCAGTGATTGTGGTTAATGACGGTTCTTCACCGCAGCATAGTGCTATGTTGCAAGCGGCAGTGGCTAAATACCCCGCTATTACCATCGTTACCCATGAGCAAAATTTGGGTAAAGGTGGCGCCGTTATGACAGGGCTGCGCAGCGCCCTTGATGCCGGTTTTAGCCACGGTTTTCAGGTCGATGCCGACGGCCAACATGCCCTTGACGATATTCCCCATTTTCTTAGCGAAGCCAAAGCGGCCCCAAAAGCATTAATCGCCGGCATGCCGGCTTACGATGCGTCAGTGCCGAAAGGCCGGTTATATGGCCGCTATCTCACCCATGTTTGGGTATGGATTGAAACCTTAAGCTTGACCATTAAAGACGCTATGTGCGGGTTTCGGGTGTATCCATTGGCGGATACCGTTGCTCTTTTTGACAACGTAAAGCTAGGCCAGCGCATGGATTTTGATATTGAAGTCATGGTGCGGTTGCTCTGGTCTGGCATGGCCATCAAACAGGTTAAAACCAAGGTTATCTACCCCGAAGATGGCGCTTCCCACTTTAATGCTTGGCAAGACAACTGGCTTATCTCGAAAATGCATACCCGGCTGTTTTTCGGCATGATTTGGCGGGCGCCTTGGTTGCTGGCTCGGCGTTTTGCAAAGCCTAAACACTGGTCGGCAATGGGGGAGCGGGGCAGCCGCTTAGGTATGCGCTGCCTGTGGCTTGCCTTTCGGCTATTTGGGCGCCCTGGGTTTCGGCTGTTTTTGTATCCAGTGATGGCGTATTTCTTTGCCACCGGCGCCAGCCGACGTTATTCCTTAGCCTACCTGCAGCGCTGTTTTGAGCAGTTTGGCCCCATGCCTGGGGTCGCCGCCAAGCCTGGGCTTTGGACCAGTTTTCGTCACCACATGGCCTTTGGGGAAAGTGTGCTGGATAAGCTGGCAACGTGGGCTGGGCGCGGCGAAACCCGTGAGCAACTCGCCTTTGATGGGCGCGAGCATTTGTCGCAACTTCAGCAAAGTGGCCAAGGCGCCTTATTGGTTGGCGCCCACCTTGGTAACCTCGAGTTGTGCCGGGCGTTGTCGGATAAACCGATGACGGTGCTAGTGCTCACCGAACATGCCTTGAAGTTCAATGCACTGCTGGCTGAAATTAATCCCGCCGCCAAAATGAACATGCTCGAAGTCAGTCAAATGGGCCCCGATACGGCGATGATTTTGCGCCAGCGTATTGAGGCTGGCGAATTGGTGGTGATGGTGGGGGATCGCACCTCGGCGACGAAACCCGGGCATACCGTCAGCTGCAACTTTCTCGGTGAAGACGCGCCTTTTCCTATTGGCCCTTGGGTTATGGCTCATGTCCTCGAATGCCCGGTTTTTACCCTTTTTTGCACCCGCCAGGGGCGCCACCACCGAGTGTCGTTAGCGCCCTTTGCCGCCGAAGGCATTGTGCTTTCACGCAAAAATCGTCAGCAACAACTTGGCAGCTGGGCCCAGCGCTTTGCCGACCGGCTCAGCAGCCATTGCCAGCAAACCCCATTGCAGTGGTTTAATTTTTTCGACTTTTGGCAGGCCGATAACGGCGAGCGTAAACAGGAAGACAAGCCATGA
- a CDS encoding 4'-phosphopantetheinyl transferase family protein gives MAPLFYSRCHLDVLASRFSLPSDNKARQRQGAQWLGVLLLSRLLGCKVRNQALGRSAEGAPVHPDAKVSLSHSGQWVAAAVSRLPVGIDIEVPKPRRPIAAMAAQFGWPEHDFYRRWCSYEAALKTGIGDVSTADITQHRGLITLPCGETLYCYTGQQPFFMSIAFVTKTRPKWQNPMLMADEYLLESPVRCR, from the coding sequence ATGGCGCCACTTTTCTACAGCCGCTGCCACCTTGATGTGCTGGCTTCACGGTTTTCTCTGCCCTCTGACAATAAGGCGCGCCAGCGTCAAGGTGCGCAATGGCTGGGGGTTTTATTGTTAAGTCGCTTGCTTGGCTGCAAGGTTCGCAACCAAGCGCTTGGGCGCAGCGCCGAAGGAGCACCGGTGCATCCCGATGCCAAGGTGAGCCTTTCCCATAGCGGCCAATGGGTGGCCGCGGCGGTATCAAGATTGCCGGTAGGTATCGATATTGAAGTGCCTAAGCCGCGTCGGCCCATTGCTGCCATGGCGGCGCAATTTGGCTGGCCAGAGCATGACTTTTACCGCCGTTGGTGTAGCTACGAGGCGGCACTTAAAACAGGCATTGGCGATGTGAGCACCGCAGATATTACTCAACACCGCGGACTCATTACATTGCCCTGTGGGGAAACCCTGTATTGCTATACAGGGCAACAACCTTTTTTCATGTCTATAGCGTTTGTCACAAAAACACGACCTAAATGGCAAAATCCGATGTTAATGGCAGATGAATATTTGCTAGAATCGCCAGTCCGCTGCCGCTGA
- a CDS encoding COG4648 family protein, with product MLLWLLYPLAIGLGLHFLAPGYIALLVLALLALRLRSAGRAEKFWLPLAALALGFSAFSNSDVGLKLYPVLVNLGLLASFGYSLYQGPCMIERLARLKEPDLPASGVAYTRKVTWVWCGFFLVNGSLALMTAFWGSRQLWTLYNGAISYVLMGCLFAGEWCYRQWFIRSNKRAG from the coding sequence GTGTTATTGTGGCTGTTGTATCCCTTGGCCATTGGCTTGGGGCTACATTTTTTGGCGCCCGGTTACATTGCCTTGTTGGTGCTGGCATTACTGGCGCTGCGGCTACGAAGCGCTGGCCGCGCCGAGAAATTCTGGCTGCCGCTGGCTGCATTAGCGCTTGGTTTTTCCGCCTTTAGCAATAGTGACGTGGGGTTAAAACTGTACCCGGTACTGGTGAACCTGGGGTTATTGGCTTCTTTTGGTTATAGCCTTTACCAAGGCCCCTGCATGATAGAACGCTTAGCCCGTTTAAAAGAGCCCGACTTACCGGCATCTGGCGTTGCCTATACCCGTAAAGTTACCTGGGTATGGTGCGGCTTTTTTCTGGTTAACGGCAGCTTGGCATTGATGACGGCCTTTTGGGGCTCTCGTCAGTTATGGACACTTTACAATGGCGCCATCAGTTATGTGCTGATGGGCTGCCTTTTTGCCGGTGAATGGTGTTACCGACAATGGTTTATTCGCAGCAACAAGCGCGCTGGATAG